In one Pseudomonas purpurea genomic region, the following are encoded:
- a CDS encoding HEAT repeat domain-containing protein, whose translation MCADKAPTLPPYEPDERYEKLNTWIGDSEETHWSAYTTELVAITVLCDFTPVQWSRLEATVLTKPEYWQQRCAVSLGEDRSAAALDILKLMLLKSVYTDVRIMCIYELDWAEIPIERLYVSSIKDVINSLPVERVEPELKSLLAKAESAAQ comes from the coding sequence ATGTGTGCCGATAAAGCCCCTACCCTGCCGCCCTACGAACCTGATGAACGCTACGAAAAACTGAACACCTGGATTGGCGATTCGGAGGAAACCCACTGGAGCGCCTATACCACCGAGTTGGTGGCAATCACCGTGCTTTGCGACTTTACGCCGGTTCAATGGTCGCGCCTGGAAGCAACGGTCCTGACAAAACCCGAGTACTGGCAGCAGCGCTGCGCCGTCTCTTTGGGAGAGGACCGGTCAGCAGCGGCCCTCGACATTCTCAAGTTGATGTTGTTGAAGTCCGTGTACACCGATGTCCGGATCATGTGCATTTACGAACTGGACTGGGCCGAGATTCCGATAGAGCGCCTGTATGTTTCCAGCATCAAGGATGTCATCAACAGTCTGCCCGTTGAACGCGTAGAGCCCGAGCTGAAAAGCCTGCTGGCGAAGGCAGAGTCGGCGGCGCAGTAA